A window of Pseudomonas alcaliphila JAB1 genomic DNA:
ATGTTGGCGGCACCGGCTCCACCGATGAGTTCTGGCTACCAGATGAGCCTCGGAGTCCCTGGCACGAAGCCATGGTGGAAATCGAAGGGCCGCTGGTGGGCGACTGGCAGCAGCTGTTCGAGCAACTCTGGCTGGCGCGCTTTTCCTGGCGCCCGAGCCATCAGCCGGTAGCGCTGCGTCTGCCGGACTGCCCGCCAGCCGGGGTTGGTCTGGGACGAGTGGCCTATGCCGATGCGGCGCAGCATCGCGACATTCTGCTGTCGCTGTTGCGCGCGCTGAAGGGCGCCAAGCAGCGTGTCTGGCTGGCCACGCCTTATTTCCTGCCGACCTGGAAAATCCGCCGTGCCCTGCGCCGCGCCGCAGCGCGCGGTGTCGAGGTGCGCCTGCTGCTGGCCGGGCGCAACACCGATCACCCGCCGGTGCGTTTTGCCGGGCAGCGCTACTACCCCAAGTTGCTCAGGGCCGGGGTGCGCATCTTCGAATACCAGCCGCGTTTCCTGCACCTGAAGATGGTGCTGGTGGACGATTGGGTCAGCGTCGGCTCGTGCAACTTCGACCACTGGAACCTGCGCTTCAACCTCGACGCCAATGTCGAGGCGCTGGACCCGGATTTCACCCGGGCAGTGACGGCCAGCTTCATCGAGGACTTCGGCGTCAGCCGCGAGATCACCCTCGATGATTGGCACCAGCGCCCCTGGTGGCGCCGCGCGCAACAGCGCCTGTGGGGCTGGCTGGATCGGCTGGCGGTGAATCTGCTTGATCGCTGGCGGTAACCCATGTCGATATCCTGAAGGCTCTATCTCAGGCGTTTCGTTCACATCCAGAAAAGTTTTGCCGCCTTGGTAGTGGAGAGTGGTTGCTATAGTCGACAGCCTTTTTACGCCTGAGCTTGGTCGTGGCAGGCATGCAGTAGCGACTCAGTCAGAGGAATGCGCCGGTGACGAAAACCCTGCTTATCGCGACACTTTCCGCCAGCCTCCTTCCCCTCTCTGTGCTCCAGGCCTCGCCGCAGGCTGGTTATGGCCCGCAGTTGGAAGGCTTCGAGTATCCCCACCCGATCCAGCGCTTTGAGTTCAGTTCGCAGCAGCAGGATCTGTCGATGGGCTACATGGACGTGAAGCCAACCGGCCAGACCAATGGCCGCACAGCTGTGCTGCTGCATGGTAAGAATTTCTGCGGCGCGACCTGGGAGGCGACCATCAAGGCGCTGAGCGATGCCGGCTACCGCGTGATCGCACCGGATCAGATCGGTTTTTGCAGCTCAAGCAAGCCGCGTGGCTATCAGTTCAGCTTCGGCCAACTGGCCAGCAATACTGACGCACTGCTCGAGTCGTTGGGGGTGGAGAAGGCCACAATGATCGGTCATTCCATGGGCGGCATGCTGGCCGCGCGCTACGCCCTGAACCATGCCCTGCGCGTCGAGAAGCTGGTGCTGGTCAACCCTATCGGTCTGGAGGACTGGCAGGCGGAGGGCGTTCCCTACGTGACGGTCGACCAGCTCTATCAGGGCGAGTTGAAGACCTCCTACGACGGCATCAAGAACTACCAGCTGAAGTTCTACTACAACGGTGTGTGGAAGCCCGAGTACGACCGCTGGGTCGACATGCTCAACGGCATGTATAGCGGCCCTGGCAAAGAGATCGTCGCCTGGAACCAGGCGCAGACGGCGGAGATGCTGTTCACCCAGCCAGTGGTGCACGAGTTCGCCAATATCAAGGTACCGACCCTGTTGCTGATCGGTGGCAAAGATCGCACCGCCCCAGGCGCCAACCGCGCGCCGGAAGAAATTGCGCAGCGCCTTGGCAACTACCCGGAGCTGGGCCGCAAGACCGCCGAGGCGATTCCCGAGGCAAAACTCGTGGAGTGGCCGGAGCTGGGCCATTCGCCGCAGGTCGAGGCGCCGGTGCTGTTCCACGAGGTCCTGTTGCGCGAACTGGCGGCCAGCAGCAACTGATCGACCAGGCAGAGCCCGATTCCGGACTCTGCCGATGGTGATCGGGTTAGGCGCTCCCGGCGGCTTTCGTTACAGCCCAGCCTGGTGGCGGAGCTGTCCTGGCTTCGCGGCCCCTGTTCGCGGCGGGGCGCTGCTCCTACAGCTCAGAGCCGTGGCGCACTGGGCAGCATGGCCTGCCAACAAATAGTTCCCCACCTTCCTGATACCTCGTCATTCAGCAGGCTGAGTGTCGCGGCCTGCACCCCGCGCCAGGGCGCCATTCATCCTTTCGGGCGACAGATGAAATCCCTCCTTGGTGCGCTTATCCGAGGTGTGGTCGCTGCGTAGGGTTCCCTGCAGTTGCACCCCACTTCAGGAGACCCGCATGACAAGAACAACAGGGCCCGGACTATTCCAGCCGCACACCTTGGCTTTGGCCGTCGCCGTCGGTTTTGTCGCACCGGCACAGGCCGTCAACTTCAACATCGGTGAGATCGAAGGGCAGTTCGACAGCTCGCTGTCGGTCGGCGCCAGCTGGTCGATGCGCAGTCCGGATCGCGATCTGATCGGCCCCAACAACGGCGGCCAGGGCCAGGCGCAGACTGGTGACGATGGGCGCTTGAATTTCAGGAAGGGCGAGACCTTCTCGAAGATCTTCAAGGGCATCCACGACCTCGAGCTGAAGTACCGCGATACCGGCGTGTTCGTGCGCGGCAAGTACTGGTACGACTTCGAACTCAAGGACGAAAGCCGCCTGTTCAAGGATATCGACGACAGCAATCGCAAGGAGGGCGCCAAGTCATCGGGGGCGGAAATTCTCGATGCCTTCCTCTACCACAACTACGCCATTGGCGATCTGCCTGGCACGGTGCGGGTCGGCAAGCAGGTGGTGAGCTGGGGTGAGAGCACTTTCATCGGCAACAGCATCAACGCCATCAACCCGATCGACGTGGCCGCCTTCCGCCGCCCCGGCGCGGAGATCAAGGAAGGCCTGATCCCGGTGAACATGCTCTACCTGTCGCAGAGTCTCAGCGACCGCCTGAGCATGGAGGCCTTCTACCAGCTGGAGTGGGACCAGACCATCCTCGACAACTGCGGCACCTTCTTCTCCACCGCCGATGTGGCCGCCGATGGCTGCGACAACGGCTACCACATCGGCTCGCCGGCCATCGCGCCGTTGCAGCCGATTGCCGCCGCGTTCGGTCAGGGCTTCCGCGTCGACAGCGAAGGGGTGATCCTGCCGCGTGCCGGTGATCGCGATGCGCGTGATAGCGGCCAGTGGGGCCTGGCCCTGCGCTGGCTCGGTGACGAGACCGAGTACGGCGCCTACTTCATGAACTACCACAGCCGCACGCCCATCGTCAGCACGCAGAACGCCGGGCAGGCGACCTTGAATGCGCTGCCGGGGATCATCGGCACCGCCAATGGCATCGTACCCGGCAGCGGCGCCGGCCTGGCGCAGAGCGTAATGCTCGGCAACGGTCGTTACTACCTGGAGTATCCGGAGGACATCCGTCTGTACGGTCTGAGCTTCTCCACCACCTTGCCTACTGGCACGGCCTGGGCGGGTGAGGTCAGCTACCGGCCCAACCTGCCGCTGCAGATCAACACCACCGACATGACCCTGAGCCTGCTCAACCCCATCACCAATGGAGCAGCTGCTCCAGTGGTGGCCGGACCGGGTCAGGACAACGTCGGCTACCGGCGCAAGGAAGTCACCCAGGTGCAGACCACCTTCACCCACTTCTTCGATCAGGTGATGGGCGCCGGGCGCTTCACCCTGGTGGGCGAAATCGGCATGGCCCATGTCGGTGGACTGGAGAGCCGTGAAGACCTGCGCTACGGCCGCGATTCGCTGTTCGGTGCCTACGGATTCCGTGGCGACACTCACGGCTTCGTCACCAGCACCTCCTGGGGCTACCGGGTGCGCGGCATCTGGGAGTACAGCAACGTGTTCGCCGGGGTGAACCTGCGGCCGAACGTCTCCTGGTCGCATGACGTCGACGGCTATGGCCCCAACGGCCTGTTCAACGAGGGTGCCAAGGCGGTGAGTTTCGGGGTCGATGCCGACTACCGCAACACCTATACAGCCAGCCTCTCGTACACCGACTTCTTCGGTGGTGAGTACAACACCGCGGTCGACCGCGACTTCCTGGCGCTCAGCTTCGGCGTGAGCTTCTAGGCCAACAGGATCAGTTGAGGAATGCAGATGAATACAACCCTGAAGATGCTCGGCGCGCTGTCCCTGAGCCTGCTGGCCAGCGGCGTGCTGGCCGCGGTCAGCGAGCAGGAAGCAGCCAAGCTCGGTACCAGTTTGACCCCGCTGGGCGGCGAGATGGCCGGCAACGCAGCTGGCACCATCCCCGCCTGGACGGGCGGCCTGGCGACCAATGCCGGGCAGGTCGATGCACGCGGTTTTCTCAGTGACCCGTTCGCCGGCGAGCAGCCGCTGTTCACCATCACCGCGCAGAACCTGGAGCAGTACCGCGACCAGTTGTCGGCCGGGCAACTGGCGATGTTCGCGCGCTACCCGGAAAGCTATCGCATGCCGGTGTACCCGACGCACCGCAGCACGGTGGTGCCGGATGCTATCAATGCCGCAGCCAAAACCAGCGCGCTGAACACCGGCCTGCGTGATGGCGGCAACGGTCTGACCGGCTTCACCGACAGCCGCTACTATGCCTTCCCGATTCCACAGAACGGCCTGGAGGTGGTGTGGAACCACATCACCCGTTACCGCGGTGGCAACCTCAAGCGCAGCATCGTGCAGGCCTCGCCGCAGACCAACGGTGCCTACACCCTGGTGAACTTCGAGGACGAAGTGGCCTTCCCGGACAACATCCCCGATATCGATCCGGGCAAGGCGGAAAACGCGCTGCTGTTCTTCAAGCAGCGAGTCACCGCGCCGGCGCGTCTGGCCGGCAACGTGCTGCTGGTGCACGACTCGCTCGACCAGGTGGCCGAGCCGCGCATGGCCTGGCTGTACAACGCCGGTCAGCGTCGCGTACGGCGTGCGCCGCAGGTGGCCTATGACGGCCCAGGCACCGCGTCGGACGGTCTACGTACCTCGGACAACTTCGACATGTTCAACGGCGCCCCGGATCGCTACGACTGGAAGCTGGTGGGCAAGCGCGAGCTGTTCATCCCCTACAACAACTACCGCCTGGCGCTGCCGAGCGTGAAGTACGCCGACATCCTCAAGGCCGGGCACATCAACCAGGACCTGACCCGCTATGAGCTGCACCGTGTGTGGGAAGTGGAGGCGACGCTGAAGTCCGGTGAGCGCAACATCTACGCCAAGCGCCGCTTCTATGTCGACGAGGATTCCTGGCAGATCGCCCTGTCCGAGCACTATGACGGTCGCGGCCAGCTCTGGCGTGTCGGCGAGGCCATGCTGCTGCAACACTACGCGCAGAAGATCCCGGTCTACGCCCTGGAAGCGCTGTACGACGTCATCGCCGGTCGCTACGTCGCCGTCGGCATGGCCAACGAGGAGAAGATGTCGATCCAGTACGGTACTCAGGCCTCGGCCAAGGACTTCACCCCTGCAGCGCTGCGTAACGCCGGCGTGCGCTGACCACTAAGCAACTCGAAGCAAGCCGGTGTCGCCTTGTGCGCCGCCGGCTTTTTTCTGTGCGCCTCTCTCACGTGAATCTCGCGCCATAAGCGCCAAGGGGTGGTCGCACGCGGTGAGCGGGGTACCATCGTCTGGTGGTTCAACAATGACAAGCAGAGAGAACCGCTGCCATGCCTACCCTTGCCATCGCCCGTCCGAGTGCGTTGCAGGTGCAACCTGCCGATCTACCGCGATTGCCGCCGTGTGTGGTTTCCCGCCCAGCCCTGCTGCAGCGCCTGCTCGCCAGCGAGTCGCGACTGCGCTTGCTGTGCGCGCCTGCCGGTACCGGCAAGAGCGTGCTGCTCGGCCAGTGCGCACGCCACACACCAGCCGCCGTCGAGCGTGTATGGCTCGATCTCGGTGGCCGCAGCCTGACACCGACGCAGCTGTGCAAGCGACTGGCCGCAGCCATGCAGTTGCCGTTCGACGATGGCGGTGAAGCGGGGCTGATCGATCGGCTGCATGAGCGCGCGGGGCGTTTGTGGATC
This region includes:
- a CDS encoding phosphatidylserine/phosphatidylglycerophosphate/cardiolipin synthase family protein, giving the protein MHARGSIFPWRGGNRFELLLDGPVFFPRMLAAIEGAQQQVEIELYLIEDGSCSERLVEVLCRAAERGVRVRGLFDAYGAAGLGIALRERMQTAGVQLRWYNPVRWRRGIRNFHRDHRKLLLVDQRLAYVGGTGSTDEFWLPDEPRSPWHEAMVEIEGPLVGDWQQLFEQLWLARFSWRPSHQPVALRLPDCPPAGVGLGRVAYADAAQHRDILLSLLRALKGAKQRVWLATPYFLPTWKIRRALRRAAARGVEVRLLLAGRNTDHPPVRFAGQRYYPKLLRAGVRIFEYQPRFLHLKMVLVDDWVSVGSCNFDHWNLRFNLDANVEALDPDFTRAVTASFIEDFGVSREITLDDWHQRPWWRRAQQRLWGWLDRLAVNLLDRWR
- a CDS encoding alpha/beta hydrolase, with product MTKTLLIATLSASLLPLSVLQASPQAGYGPQLEGFEYPHPIQRFEFSSQQQDLSMGYMDVKPTGQTNGRTAVLLHGKNFCGATWEATIKALSDAGYRVIAPDQIGFCSSSKPRGYQFSFGQLASNTDALLESLGVEKATMIGHSMGGMLAARYALNHALRVEKLVLVNPIGLEDWQAEGVPYVTVDQLYQGELKTSYDGIKNYQLKFYYNGVWKPEYDRWVDMLNGMYSGPGKEIVAWNQAQTAEMLFTQPVVHEFANIKVPTLLLIGGKDRTAPGANRAPEEIAQRLGNYPELGRKTAEAIPEAKLVEWPELGHSPQVEAPVLFHEVLLRELAASSN
- a CDS encoding DUF1302 domain-containing protein, whose translation is MTRTTGPGLFQPHTLALAVAVGFVAPAQAVNFNIGEIEGQFDSSLSVGASWSMRSPDRDLIGPNNGGQGQAQTGDDGRLNFRKGETFSKIFKGIHDLELKYRDTGVFVRGKYWYDFELKDESRLFKDIDDSNRKEGAKSSGAEILDAFLYHNYAIGDLPGTVRVGKQVVSWGESTFIGNSINAINPIDVAAFRRPGAEIKEGLIPVNMLYLSQSLSDRLSMEAFYQLEWDQTILDNCGTFFSTADVAADGCDNGYHIGSPAIAPLQPIAAAFGQGFRVDSEGVILPRAGDRDARDSGQWGLALRWLGDETEYGAYFMNYHSRTPIVSTQNAGQATLNALPGIIGTANGIVPGSGAGLAQSVMLGNGRYYLEYPEDIRLYGLSFSTTLPTGTAWAGEVSYRPNLPLQINTTDMTLSLLNPITNGAAAPVVAGPGQDNVGYRRKEVTQVQTTFTHFFDQVMGAGRFTLVGEIGMAHVGGLESREDLRYGRDSLFGAYGFRGDTHGFVTSTSWGYRVRGIWEYSNVFAGVNLRPNVSWSHDVDGYGPNGLFNEGAKAVSFGVDADYRNTYTASLSYTDFFGGEYNTAVDRDFLALSFGVSF
- a CDS encoding DUF1329 domain-containing protein; this translates as MNTTLKMLGALSLSLLASGVLAAVSEQEAAKLGTSLTPLGGEMAGNAAGTIPAWTGGLATNAGQVDARGFLSDPFAGEQPLFTITAQNLEQYRDQLSAGQLAMFARYPESYRMPVYPTHRSTVVPDAINAAAKTSALNTGLRDGGNGLTGFTDSRYYAFPIPQNGLEVVWNHITRYRGGNLKRSIVQASPQTNGAYTLVNFEDEVAFPDNIPDIDPGKAENALLFFKQRVTAPARLAGNVLLVHDSLDQVAEPRMAWLYNAGQRRVRRAPQVAYDGPGTASDGLRTSDNFDMFNGAPDRYDWKLVGKRELFIPYNNYRLALPSVKYADILKAGHINQDLTRYELHRVWEVEATLKSGERNIYAKRRFYVDEDSWQIALSEHYDGRGQLWRVGEAMLLQHYAQKIPVYALEALYDVIAGRYVAVGMANEEKMSIQYGTQASAKDFTPAALRNAGVR